In Burkholderia sp. HI2500, the following are encoded in one genomic region:
- a CDS encoding acyl-CoA dehydrogenase family protein: MTESTHAVTNQFDELVDYNLFATDIALRDALARAGADWAVPQLDAYGARLGSADTARLADEANHHTPELHTFDRRGRRIDRVDFHPAWHTLLGQYRHEGFVSLAFRDTRRGRWAATAAGFYLHGQIEAGTLCPATMTQAAIPVLQKEPALWDLLRDKLYSNDYDPRDVPVADKRSIWFGMGMTEKQGGSDVRANTTLATAVGAGGRGGEYRLRGHKWFFSAPMCDAHLVVARTEAGSPSCFYVPRWRPDGTKNAVEIQRLKDKVGNRSNSSSEIELNDAWGIMLGDEGRGIPTIIEMATTTRLNCVLGSAAMLRQGVVQAIAYTRQRHAFGRALAEQPLMRTVLADLALESEAALSLSMRLADAFERDDSPRERAWKRIVTPAAKFWVCKRAVELTGEVMEVFGGNGYVDDGPIARLFREAPVNSIWEGSGNVMCLDVLRAISREPDAAAALFAELADLGAGEPRIRTALDALRAMLAAPADTLEASGRVFAQRLAVVAQACLLRRDAPAAVADAFVATRLAAPDWGRIAGGFDPHAIDVAALLQRAYPA; this comes from the coding sequence ATGACCGAATCGACTCACGCCGTCACGAACCAGTTCGACGAACTGGTCGACTATAACCTCTTCGCGACGGACATCGCGCTGCGCGACGCGCTCGCCCGCGCGGGCGCCGACTGGGCCGTGCCGCAGCTCGACGCCTACGGCGCGCGGCTCGGCAGCGCCGACACCGCGCGCCTCGCCGACGAAGCGAACCACCACACGCCGGAACTGCACACCTTCGACCGGCGCGGCCGGCGCATCGACCGCGTCGACTTCCACCCGGCGTGGCACACGCTGCTCGGCCAGTACCGCCACGAAGGCTTCGTGTCGCTCGCGTTCCGCGACACGCGTCGCGGCCGCTGGGCCGCGACCGCGGCCGGCTTCTACCTGCATGGCCAGATCGAGGCCGGCACGCTGTGCCCGGCGACGATGACGCAGGCCGCGATTCCCGTGCTGCAGAAGGAGCCCGCGCTGTGGGACCTGCTGCGCGACAAGCTCTACAGCAACGACTACGATCCGCGCGACGTGCCGGTCGCCGACAAGCGTTCGATCTGGTTCGGCATGGGCATGACCGAGAAACAGGGCGGCTCCGACGTGCGCGCGAACACGACGCTCGCGACCGCCGTCGGCGCGGGCGGCCGCGGCGGCGAATACCGGCTGCGCGGCCACAAGTGGTTTTTCTCGGCGCCGATGTGCGACGCGCACCTCGTCGTCGCGCGCACCGAAGCCGGCAGCCCGTCGTGCTTCTACGTGCCGCGCTGGCGGCCGGACGGCACGAAGAACGCGGTCGAGATCCAGCGGCTGAAGGACAAGGTCGGCAACCGCAGCAACTCGAGCAGCGAGATCGAGCTGAACGACGCGTGGGGCATCATGCTCGGCGACGAAGGCCGCGGCATTCCGACCATCATCGAGATGGCCACCACCACGCGGCTGAACTGCGTGCTCGGCAGCGCGGCGATGCTGCGTCAGGGCGTCGTGCAGGCGATCGCGTACACGCGCCAGCGCCATGCGTTCGGCCGCGCGCTCGCCGAGCAGCCGCTGATGCGCACCGTGCTCGCCGATCTCGCGCTCGAGAGCGAAGCCGCGCTGTCGCTGTCGATGCGTCTCGCCGACGCGTTCGAGCGCGACGACTCGCCGCGCGAACGCGCATGGAAGCGGATCGTCACGCCCGCGGCGAAATTCTGGGTGTGCAAGCGCGCGGTCGAGTTGACCGGCGAGGTGATGGAAGTGTTCGGCGGCAACGGCTACGTCGACGACGGCCCGATCGCGCGGCTGTTCCGCGAGGCGCCCGTCAACTCGATCTGGGAAGGCTCGGGCAACGTGATGTGCCTCGACGTGCTGCGCGCGATATCGCGCGAGCCCGACGCAGCCGCCGCGCTGTTCGCCGAACTCGCCGATCTCGGCGCGGGCGAACCGCGCATCCGCACGGCGCTCGATGCGCTACGCGCGATGCTCGCGGCGCCGGCCGACACGCTCGAGGCGTCGGGCCGCGTGTTCGCGCAGCGGCTCGCGGTGGTCGCGCAGGCGTGCCTGCTGCGCCGCGATGCGCCGGCGGCCGTGGCCGACGCATTCGTCGCGACGCGGCTCGCCGCGCCCGACTGGGGCCGCATCGCGGGCGGCTTCGATCCGCACGCGATCGACGTCGCCGCGCTGCTGCAGCGCGCGTACCCGGCCTGA
- a CDS encoding TetR/AcrR family transcriptional regulator, which produces MPPRHVQVPAPPGQPAAQPAPALRRRPRQSRAQASSDALQQAFVQLLLERGYAKATIREIASVAGVSIGTFYEYFGDKQSLAALCIHRHVQAMADRLRDAIARLHGAPRAELAAALVDLQVDAIGADAALWGALFALERQVSPLTAYRRHYDAYVALWRDALAHAADPPPAARLDGLARMAHTICYGGLSQALLTLGPAFDIAALRSELRAVLLAYLAAAGR; this is translated from the coding sequence ATGCCGCCGCGACATGTTCAGGTTCCGGCGCCGCCCGGCCAGCCGGCGGCGCAACCCGCGCCCGCCTTGCGCCGCCGGCCGCGCCAGTCGCGCGCACAGGCGAGTTCCGACGCGCTGCAGCAGGCGTTCGTTCAGCTTTTGCTCGAACGCGGCTACGCGAAGGCGACGATCCGCGAGATCGCGTCGGTCGCGGGTGTGAGCATCGGCACCTTCTACGAATACTTCGGCGACAAGCAGAGCCTCGCGGCGCTCTGCATCCACCGGCACGTACAGGCGATGGCCGACCGGCTGCGCGATGCCATCGCGCGGTTGCACGGCGCGCCGCGGGCCGAACTCGCCGCCGCGCTCGTCGACCTGCAGGTCGACGCGATCGGCGCCGACGCGGCGCTGTGGGGCGCACTCTTCGCGCTGGAGCGGCAAGTGTCGCCGCTCACCGCCTACCGCCGGCATTACGACGCGTATGTCGCGCTGTGGCGTGACGCGCTCGCGCACGCGGCCGATCCGCCGCCGGCCGCGCGGCTCGATGGGCTCGCGCGGATGGCGCACACGATCTGCTACGGCGGGCTTTCGCAGGCGTTGCTGACGCTCGGGCCCGCGTTCGACATCGCCGCGCTGCGCAGTGAACTGCGGGCCGTGCTGCTCGCCTACCTGGCGGCGGCCGGCCGGTAA
- a CDS encoding pyridoxal phosphate-dependent aminotransferase, whose protein sequence is MRSATAPRSKLPDVGTTIFTVIGQLAARHDALNLSQGAPNFAPDPALVEGVARAMRDGHNQYAPMAGVMALRERLAEKTEALYGPHYDPATEITVIASASEGLYAAISALVHPGDEVIYFEPSFDSYAPIVRLQGATPVAIKLSPEHFRVNWDEVAAAINPRTRMIIVNTPHNPTATVFSADDLERLTQLTRDTGIVILSDEVYEHVVFDGAQHQSMARHRELAERSVIVSSFGKSFHVTGWRVGYCLAPAELMDEIRKVHQFMVFAADTPMQVAFAEILARPDSYLGLSAFYQAKRDLLARELADSRFELLPSEGSFFMLARFRHFSDESDSDFVLRLIRDARVATIPLSAFYTDGTDAGVIRLSFSKDDATLVEGARRLRSL, encoded by the coding sequence ATGCGAAGCGCGACCGCGCCCCGTTCGAAACTGCCCGACGTCGGGACGACGATCTTCACGGTGATCGGCCAACTGGCTGCCCGGCACGATGCGTTGAACCTGTCGCAGGGGGCGCCGAATTTCGCGCCCGATCCGGCGCTCGTCGAAGGCGTTGCGCGCGCGATGCGCGACGGGCACAACCAGTACGCGCCGATGGCCGGCGTCATGGCGCTGCGCGAGCGGCTCGCCGAAAAGACCGAGGCGCTGTACGGCCCACACTACGACCCGGCCACGGAAATCACGGTGATCGCCAGCGCGAGCGAAGGGCTCTACGCGGCCATCAGCGCGCTCGTGCATCCGGGCGACGAGGTGATCTACTTCGAGCCGTCGTTCGACAGCTATGCGCCGATCGTGCGGCTGCAGGGCGCGACGCCGGTGGCGATCAAGCTGTCGCCCGAGCATTTCCGCGTGAACTGGGACGAAGTCGCCGCGGCGATCAACCCGCGCACGCGGATGATCATCGTCAACACGCCGCACAACCCGACCGCGACGGTGTTTTCGGCCGACGATCTCGAACGGCTCACGCAGCTCACGCGCGATACCGGCATCGTGATCCTGTCCGACGAAGTTTATGAGCACGTCGTGTTCGACGGCGCGCAGCATCAGAGCATGGCGCGCCATCGCGAGCTGGCCGAGCGCAGCGTGATCGTGTCGTCGTTCGGCAAGTCGTTCCACGTGACGGGCTGGCGGGTCGGCTATTGCCTCGCGCCGGCCGAGCTGATGGACGAGATCCGCAAGGTGCACCAGTTCATGGTGTTCGCGGCCGACACGCCGATGCAGGTCGCGTTCGCGGAGATCCTCGCGCGGCCGGACAGCTATCTCGGCCTGTCGGCGTTCTACCAGGCCAAGCGCGACCTGCTCGCGCGCGAGCTGGCCGATTCGCGTTTCGAGCTGCTGCCGAGCGAAGGCTCGTTCTTCATGCTCGCGCGCTTCCGGCACTTCTCGGACGAAAGCGACAGTGATTTCGTGCTGCGCCTGATCCGCGATGCACGCGTCGCGACGATTCCGCTGTCGGCGTTCTATACCGACGGCACCGACGCCGGCGTGATCCGGCTCAGTTTTTCGAAGGACGACGCGACGCTGGTCGAAGGCGCGCGGCGGCTGCGTTCGCTGTAA
- a CDS encoding ABC transporter substrate-binding protein, which produces MNHTTTLKLAFALACAIGSGAALADAQTLRFGLEAQYPPFESKAPNGDLQGFDIDVGNAVCQTAKLSCKWVETSFDGLIPALQGRKFDAINSAMNATEQRRQAIDFTTIIYRVPTQLIARTGSGLLPTPESLKGKRVGVLQASIQETFAKAHWEPAGVAVVAYQDQNQAYADLVAGRLDATLVLAPSGQRGFLSRPDGKGFSFVGQPVRDDKILGNGIAFGLRKGDSALKAKLDAAIDKLKADGTVKSLGLKYFGDIDISAK; this is translated from the coding sequence ATGAATCACACGACCACCCTGAAACTCGCGTTCGCACTCGCGTGCGCCATCGGCTCGGGCGCGGCGCTCGCCGATGCGCAGACGCTGCGCTTCGGCCTCGAAGCGCAATACCCGCCGTTCGAATCGAAAGCGCCGAACGGCGACCTGCAGGGCTTCGACATCGACGTCGGCAATGCCGTCTGCCAGACGGCGAAGCTGTCGTGCAAATGGGTCGAGACGTCGTTCGACGGCCTGATTCCCGCGCTGCAGGGCCGCAAGTTCGACGCGATCAACTCGGCGATGAACGCGACCGAGCAGCGGCGCCAGGCGATCGACTTCACGACGATCATCTATCGCGTGCCGACCCAGCTGATCGCCCGCACCGGCAGCGGCCTGCTGCCGACGCCGGAATCGCTGAAGGGCAAGCGCGTCGGCGTGCTGCAGGCATCGATCCAGGAAACCTTCGCGAAGGCGCACTGGGAGCCGGCGGGCGTCGCGGTCGTCGCGTACCAGGACCAGAACCAGGCGTACGCGGACCTCGTGGCCGGCCGTCTCGATGCGACGCTCGTGCTCGCACCGTCCGGCCAGCGCGGCTTCCTGTCGCGTCCGGACGGCAAGGGCTTCTCGTTCGTCGGCCAGCCCGTGCGCGACGACAAGATTCTCGGCAATGGCATCGCATTCGGGCTGCGTAAAGGCGACAGCGCGCTGAAGGCGAAACTCGATGCGGCGATCGACAAGCTGAAGGCGGACGGCACGGTGAAGTCGCTCGGCCTGAAGTATTTCGGCGATATCGACATCTCGGCGAAGTAA
- a CDS encoding FAD-binding oxidoreductase, with amino-acid sequence MQNRNTAAAGGEQGGASLSGDAVEAMLVAELGDALVTRSADIDPRYFTAYNEPAGVRPRALVRPRSVDDVSRTLALCARLGQPVVPQGGLTGLARGAVALGGEVVLSMERFAGIEALDAAAGTMTVHAGTPLQTVQEAAEAAGFTFGVDLGARGSCQIGGMLATNAGGTRAIRYGMMREQVLGLEAVLADGTVVSSMNRMLKNNAGYDLKQLFIGSEGTLGVVTRAVLRLHPLLAAPATALCCVRDYDAVVALWNRVRMLPEVVSFEAMWPAFYDYVARHTPGVSAPFVGDDGFAVLIECATSAPGGDAHQALETGLAAGFDAGLVEDAVLATSERQARDLWTLREGLAIDALPQLVNFDVSLPTGELGAFAEHCEAALRARWPDVTCLFFGHVGDGNVHIGVSLAGMTDTDLDALDHCVYAVVRDMGGSVSAEHGIGVLKRPYLAHTRSDAEIGLMRRLKAALDPLGILNPGKVL; translated from the coding sequence ATGCAGAACCGGAACACGGCCGCCGCGGGTGGCGAACAGGGCGGCGCATCGTTGTCGGGTGATGCGGTCGAAGCCATGCTCGTCGCCGAACTGGGCGATGCGCTCGTCACGCGCTCGGCGGACATCGATCCGCGTTACTTCACCGCGTACAACGAGCCGGCCGGCGTGCGGCCGCGCGCGCTGGTGCGACCGCGCAGTGTCGACGACGTGTCGCGCACGCTCGCGCTGTGCGCGCGGCTCGGCCAGCCGGTCGTGCCGCAGGGCGGTTTGACGGGACTCGCGCGCGGCGCGGTCGCGCTCGGCGGCGAGGTGGTGCTGTCGATGGAGCGCTTCGCGGGCATCGAGGCGCTCGACGCGGCGGCCGGCACGATGACGGTACACGCCGGAACGCCGCTGCAGACGGTGCAGGAAGCTGCGGAAGCGGCGGGTTTCACGTTCGGCGTCGATCTCGGCGCACGCGGCTCATGCCAGATCGGCGGCATGCTCGCGACCAATGCGGGCGGCACGCGCGCGATCCGCTACGGGATGATGCGCGAGCAGGTGCTCGGGCTCGAGGCGGTGCTCGCGGACGGCACGGTCGTGTCGTCGATGAACCGGATGCTGAAGAACAATGCGGGCTACGACCTCAAGCAGCTGTTCATCGGCAGCGAAGGGACGCTCGGCGTCGTCACGCGTGCGGTGCTGCGGCTGCATCCGCTGCTGGCCGCGCCGGCCACGGCACTTTGCTGCGTGCGCGACTACGACGCGGTGGTCGCGCTGTGGAACCGCGTGCGCATGTTGCCGGAGGTCGTCAGTTTCGAGGCGATGTGGCCGGCGTTCTACGACTACGTCGCGCGTCATACGCCGGGTGTTTCGGCGCCGTTCGTCGGCGACGATGGCTTCGCGGTCCTGATCGAATGCGCGACGAGCGCGCCTGGCGGCGATGCGCACCAGGCGCTGGAAACCGGCCTCGCGGCGGGGTTCGACGCAGGGCTCGTGGAGGATGCGGTGCTCGCGACGTCGGAGCGGCAGGCGCGCGACTTGTGGACGCTGCGCGAAGGTCTCGCGATCGACGCGCTGCCGCAACTCGTCAACTTCGACGTGAGCCTGCCCACGGGCGAACTCGGCGCGTTCGCCGAGCACTGCGAGGCGGCGTTGCGGGCGCGCTGGCCGGACGTCACGTGCCTGTTCTTCGGCCATGTCGGCGACGGCAACGTGCATATCGGCGTGTCGCTGGCCGGGATGACCGACACGGACCTCGATGCGCTCGATCATTGCGTGTACGCGGTGGTGCGGGACATGGGCGGCTCGGTGTCGGCCGAGCACGGGATCGGCGTGCTCAAGCGCCCCTATCTCGCGCATACGCGCAGCGACGCGGAAATCGGATTGATGCGACGCCTGAAGGCCGCGCTGGATCCGCTCGGCATCCTGAATCCCGGCAAGGTGCTTTGA
- a CDS encoding PadR family transcriptional regulator: protein MSTSRPSPLALAVLATLTETPMHPYGMLQQLKARGYDEVVNVRQRTSLYQTIDRLLRDGLIAVHDTERDGAFPERTLYALTEAGHTAGQAWLHALLAEPAREFPAFGAGLAFLPLLDAEDARHQLELRITRLDAERERLETLRATAQADQVPRLFLLQNEHALVLLNAELDWARSVVEHLKIGALRWVDG, encoded by the coding sequence ATGTCCACCAGTCGCCCGTCCCCGCTCGCGCTGGCCGTCCTCGCGACGCTCACCGAAACGCCGATGCATCCCTACGGGATGCTGCAGCAACTGAAGGCACGCGGATACGACGAAGTCGTCAACGTGCGCCAGCGCACCAGCCTCTACCAGACGATCGACCGGCTGCTGCGCGACGGGCTGATCGCCGTGCATGACACCGAGCGCGACGGCGCGTTTCCGGAGCGCACGCTGTATGCGCTGACCGAGGCCGGCCACACGGCGGGGCAGGCGTGGCTGCATGCGCTGCTCGCGGAACCCGCGCGTGAATTCCCGGCGTTCGGCGCCGGTCTCGCGTTCCTGCCGCTGCTCGATGCCGAAGACGCCCGCCACCAGCTCGAGCTTCGGATCACACGGCTCGACGCGGAGCGCGAACGCCTCGAAACGCTGCGCGCCACTGCGCAGGCCGACCAGGTGCCGCGCCTGTTCCTGCTGCAGAACGAGCATGCGCTCGTCCTGCTCAATGCCGAACTCGACTGGGCGCGCAGCGTCGTCGAGCACCTGAAGATCGGTGCGCTGCGTTGGGTGGACGGCTGA
- the cadR gene encoding Cd(II)/Pb(II)-responsive transcriptional regulator — protein MKIGELAKAARCTPETIRFYEKEGLMPDAERTDSNYRNYTDVHVERLRFIRNCRALDMAHDEIRALLQLTDTPADPCDSINSLLDEHIGHVDARLAELTHLRDQLTELRRQCVGEHSVEDCGIVHGLATMETVAPAAKRSHLG, from the coding sequence ATGAAGATCGGCGAACTGGCCAAAGCGGCCCGCTGCACACCCGAGACGATCCGTTTCTACGAGAAAGAGGGTCTGATGCCGGATGCGGAGCGCACCGACTCGAACTACCGCAACTACACCGACGTGCACGTCGAACGGCTGCGCTTCATCCGCAACTGCCGCGCGCTCGACATGGCGCACGACGAAATCCGCGCGCTGCTGCAGCTCACCGACACGCCGGCCGACCCCTGCGACTCGATCAACTCACTGCTCGACGAACACATCGGGCACGTCGATGCGCGCCTCGCGGAACTTACACATCTACGCGACCAGCTCACCGAATTGCGCCGCCAGTGCGTCGGCGAGCATTCGGTCGAGGATTGCGGCATCGTGCACGGTCTCGCGACGATGGAAACCGTCGCCCCGGCCGCGAAGCGCTCGCACCTCGGCTGA
- a CDS encoding heavy metal translocating P-type ATPase: MDCPTEETLIRKKLGGMSEVSALEFNLMQRMLTVEHVPDAQPAIESAIRSLGMTPEAAAPGAPAARVADAPPKPWWPLALAGVAAIASEGATWAGLPVWLAAALALAAVLACGLTTYKKGWIAIRNGNLNINALMSIAVTGAMAIGQWPEAAMVMVLFTIAELIEAKSLDRARNAIQGLMQLAPDTATVQDADGSWRTIEAAQVALGAVVRVKPGERIGLDGEVVAGRSTVNQAPITGESLPVEKTTGDAVYAGTINESGSFDYRVTAVAANSTLARVIHAVEEAQGAKAPTQRFVDQFARVYTPIVFAVALLVAVAPPLVMGGAWHDWIYRALVLLVIACPCALVISTPVTIVSGLAAAARRGILVKGGVYLEEGRKLAWLALDKTGTITHGKPVQTDFDLHATDADEARVRHLGASLAARSDHPVSQAIATAARDGGTTAFADVQDFEAIVGRGVRGTIDGTRYWLGNHRLVEELERCSTALEAKLDALERQGKSVVVLVDEARVLGIFAVADTIKETSREAIADLHALGIRTAMLTGDNPHTAQAIAQQAGIDDARGNQLPEDKLAAVEELSAGGAGAVGMVGDGINDAPALARADIGFAMGAMGTDTAIETADVALMDDDLRKIPAFVRLSRATHRVLVQNIGFALGVKIVFLGLTVAGLGTMWMAVFADAGASLIVVANGLRLLSSSGAFGGAQAKR; this comes from the coding sequence ATGGACTGCCCGACCGAGGAAACGCTGATCCGCAAGAAGCTCGGCGGGATGAGCGAAGTGTCGGCGCTCGAATTCAACCTGATGCAGCGGATGCTGACGGTCGAGCACGTGCCGGACGCCCAGCCGGCGATCGAAAGCGCGATCCGCTCGCTCGGGATGACGCCCGAGGCGGCAGCGCCCGGCGCACCGGCCGCGCGCGTCGCTGACGCACCCCCGAAGCCGTGGTGGCCGCTGGCACTCGCCGGTGTCGCCGCGATCGCGTCCGAAGGCGCGACCTGGGCCGGCCTGCCCGTGTGGCTCGCGGCGGCGCTTGCGCTCGCGGCGGTGCTCGCGTGCGGGCTCACCACGTACAAGAAGGGCTGGATCGCGATCCGCAACGGCAACCTGAACATCAACGCGCTGATGAGCATCGCGGTGACGGGGGCGATGGCGATCGGTCAGTGGCCGGAAGCCGCGATGGTGATGGTGCTCTTCACGATCGCCGAGCTGATCGAAGCGAAGTCGCTCGACCGGGCACGCAATGCGATCCAGGGCCTGATGCAGCTCGCGCCGGACACCGCGACCGTGCAGGACGCCGACGGGTCGTGGCGCACGATCGAGGCCGCGCAGGTGGCGCTCGGTGCAGTCGTGCGCGTGAAGCCGGGCGAGCGGATCGGGCTGGACGGCGAAGTCGTCGCGGGCCGCTCGACGGTGAACCAGGCGCCGATCACCGGCGAGAGCCTGCCCGTCGAAAAGACGACCGGCGACGCCGTGTACGCGGGCACGATCAACGAATCGGGTTCGTTCGACTATCGCGTGACGGCCGTCGCGGCCAACTCGACGCTCGCGCGGGTCATCCACGCAGTTGAAGAAGCGCAAGGCGCGAAGGCGCCGACGCAGCGCTTCGTCGACCAGTTCGCACGCGTCTACACGCCGATCGTGTTCGCGGTCGCGCTGCTGGTCGCAGTGGCGCCGCCGCTCGTGATGGGCGGTGCGTGGCACGACTGGATCTACCGCGCGCTGGTGCTGCTCGTGATCGCATGCCCGTGCGCACTGGTGATCTCGACGCCGGTGACGATCGTGTCGGGGCTCGCGGCCGCCGCACGACGCGGGATTCTCGTGAAGGGCGGCGTGTACCTGGAAGAAGGGCGCAAGCTCGCGTGGCTCGCGCTCGACAAGACCGGCACGATCACGCACGGCAAGCCGGTGCAGACCGACTTCGACCTGCACGCGACCGACGCCGACGAGGCACGCGTGCGGCACCTCGGCGCGAGCCTCGCGGCGCGCTCCGATCACCCGGTGTCGCAGGCGATCGCAACGGCTGCCCGCGACGGCGGCACGACGGCATTCGCCGATGTACAGGACTTCGAAGCGATCGTCGGGCGCGGCGTGCGCGGCACGATCGACGGCACGCGCTACTGGCTCGGCAACCATCGGCTCGTCGAGGAACTCGAGCGCTGCTCGACGGCCCTCGAAGCGAAGCTCGATGCGCTCGAGCGGCAGGGCAAGAGCGTCGTGGTGCTGGTCGACGAAGCGCGTGTGCTTGGCATCTTCGCGGTGGCCGACACGATCAAGGAGACGAGCCGTGAAGCGATCGCGGATCTGCATGCGCTCGGCATCCGCACCGCGATGCTGACCGGCGACAACCCGCATACCGCGCAGGCGATCGCGCAGCAGGCCGGCATCGACGACGCACGCGGCAACCAGTTGCCGGAAGACAAGCTCGCGGCGGTCGAGGAGCTGTCGGCCGGCGGCGCGGGCGCGGTCGGGATGGTCGGCGACGGGATCAACGACGCGCCGGCGCTCGCGCGCGCCGACATCGGCTTCGCGATGGGCGCGATGGGCACCGACACGGCGATCGAGACGGCCGACGTCGCGCTGATGGACGACGACCTGCGCAAGATCCCCGCGTTCGTGCGGCTGTCGCGTGCGACGCATCGTGTACTGGTGCAGAACATCGGCTTCGCGCTCGGCGTGAAGATCGTGTTCCTCGGCCTCACGGTCGCGGGGCTCGGCACGATGTGGATGGCGGTCTTCGCCGACGCGGGCGCAAGCCTGATCGTCGTGGCCAACGGTTTGCGGCTGCTGTCGTCCTCTGGGGCGTTCGGCGGCGCGCAGGCCAAGCGTTGA
- a CDS encoding zinc ribbon domain-containing protein — translation MSFLKRILGGHGGGHGGGHGNNSGHGGGHHGGQRRDGHDGHDARGRDRHGWGWQAPADSRSGQAGGNVPLTQLACAGCGALNAADARFCAQCGAAQRGKSCSRCHSALADDARFCPGCGTQAA, via the coding sequence ATGAGCTTTCTGAAACGAATCCTGGGCGGCCATGGCGGTGGCCATGGCGGCGGGCACGGCAACAATAGCGGCCACGGTGGCGGGCATCACGGCGGGCAGCGCCGGGACGGGCACGACGGCCACGATGCGCGCGGCCGTGATCGCCACGGCTGGGGCTGGCAGGCGCCGGCTGACAGTCGAAGCGGGCAGGCCGGCGGCAACGTGCCGCTGACTCAGCTCGCCTGCGCGGGCTGCGGCGCACTCAATGCGGCGGATGCGCGCTTCTGCGCGCAGTGCGGTGCCGCGCAACGCGGCAAGTCCTGCAGCCGCTGCCACTCGGCGCTGGCGGACGACGCGCGGTTTTGCCCCGGGTGCGGGACGCAGGCTGCGTAA